In the Acropora muricata isolate sample 2 chromosome 10, ASM3666990v1, whole genome shotgun sequence genome, one interval contains:
- the LOC136930771 gene encoding uncharacterized protein: MTEASQPDQLKDSLKIAVKRRGNLRRMFTNKSKKVAPIFEKADKSEIAEDDFEQLKASQQKLLDARPEMRQLDKEIQNIHVILGEEETSDQDFVDADNISDTHSAVLRQIEKILRRDQQPQSSKSISHADSGTSKQLKHSALKLPKMSLPVFDGDRRKWLSFWDVFKSEVHDVKDILNVTKFNFLKGQLSEQVKMRVEGIMATEDNYSLLVETLQDNYGDKTAIKNAHCVALVTMVKPQHTASALRTFYDCLMSDMRSLATLDLPTTRYGDFYVPILLEKLPEKLLTSVLKEYPCANPTIDQLIEMIHNEVKRLEQVAYISNNNQPCKSKPPPPPKVPHAPKSPLPKIPPINDILSETVPPGTATALPAAATPSDQSKRKKFKQFKGPKKVSCRFCGPTSTHNTFQCELSIQDRISAVTSKQLCFNCLRGGHNTTQCQSQFRCSVCRQPHHTTLHGASGLQSSLTNSPASVSMYAAPTSKNTQHGEPTTTTTLPSSFATHHSKNGVHPNETLYSCPSEYNAMTLCHSQPDPIILKTAVTSVNNGEITKKANIFFDEGSSLSYITTQLAKELCIKPHCSKTVCINTFGGARSNHTYLVGSVNIMTDEGSISIDTLIKDVIVTPLDRNSWADSLKSPHITSLQLADDFSQTQFPVQILIGLDAAWQFLKPDVIYGYPTAQASSLGYVISGKLFPTSDGTNDSQTVSQCFAAGHSLDSYPFDDSEWYSYARAKDLEVHNKVADFLKIETLGIEDPRDTSQEDDFLERFQSQITYRDGTYFVPLPWLDNHPPLPSNFNLAHSRLQQVKKRLLKLDLWESYASIIADQLDKGYVEAVPANEDPLIKTDAHYLSHFFVLRPESETTPIRVVFAANAGHVSLNDCLYTGPCLLKSLNTMIHRFRANKYAFVADIEKAFMRIKINEEDFNYVRFLWFEDGDPDKPITVYRYTSVFFGGTSSPFILNSTILHHLSKYEKDQDPVVQFVAQDLEEKLYCDNVLTGADDENTAIQYYTISRQVMKDADMNLRQWFTNSPALTTIIDKMGTGSERDHAGLLGMKWNPKEDTLQFPRKAVVIPSGVRFTKRQVLSSASSTFDPIGLISPVLVPAKKFISFLWDKGFDWDEILPDELQQQYNQIAKEVEAASAFVTSRYLGFDKTSPVEMHVFCDACPTTATGCCVFFVQNEKVRFIGSKAKLSSSKHARTVPQWELIAMVIGARLGAAIREMFSKDFPSISSNYWTDSTICLHWLFSTKQLPVFIRNRTTEILRLTGLSSWSHVSSANNPADILSRGCSADELLQSALWERGPPWLTDHSLWPRWSPESLAEDDIVSATAVDSHAQATKSHTGSLQDMIEIPRFQSYERVLRTFSYVLRFISNLKHASGRSREARQGPSGIDLAIPVSTAADLSQAEVTILRAHQIQHSRQEREYLLKEQTRPTYPHFKPKPPLVRQLNLKLNPDGLLVAPGRLEHAMLEEDAREPILIAEKSQFTTLLVRSVHERQLHAGVRDTVVALRKRFWLPSARSEITRGLKQCVTCRYQKGGAYKLPPSPPLPDFRLNMVKPFSTVGIDFTGHLMVKNGNKTEKCYVCLFTCSTTRNVNLEIVDDMTADQFLLAFRRHCAVYGTPSLILCDNAKTFQKADEEIQKLFHVIEVQTVQHYFAQKRVQMRHIPAKSPHWGGMYERLIGVVKMSIKKVLRRALISLPELQTLIKEVQAVVNDRPITFVYHDVNDPEPLTPSKLLYGFSVTALPHPVVDPEELEDEDFNEHDQLNKALKRRSLLFQHFVQRFKSEYLSSLRERHVYQSKKQRSQEEIIKVGDVVLMHAENVPRSSWKLAIVKKLLRGSDGLVRAAEIRTNSGVTNRSIHLLYPLEVTLTDPKEHFTGTELQIPQIETLRRSKRIASRPCPQYVESVN; the protein is encoded by the coding sequence ATGACGGAGGCAAGCCAACCTGACCAACTAAAAGATTCTCTGAAAATCGCCGTCAAAAGGCGAGGTAACTTGCGTCGTATGTTCactaacaaaagcaaaaaagtcGCTCCAATCTTCGAAAAAGCTGACAAAAGCGAGATTGCGGAAGATGACTTTGAACAGTTAAAGGCTAGTCAACAAAAGCTCTTGGATGCAAGACCGGAAATGAGGCAACTGGacaaagagattcaaaacattcACGTAATACTTGGAGAGGAGGAGACATCAGATCAAGATTTCGTCGATGCGGACAATATTTCTGATACGCATTCAGCCGTGTTGAGACAAATCGAGAAAATCCTCCGTCGCGACCAGCAGCCGCAGAGCTCCAAATCCATTTCACATGCTGATTCGGGTACCTCTAAACAGCTGAAACATTCTGCACTCAAGTTGCCCAAAATGTCCTTACCAGTCTTTGATGGTGACAGAAGGAAATGGCTTAGCTTCTGGGATGTTTTTAAGTCCGAGGTGCACGATGTAAAGGATATCTTGAACGTCACAAAGTTCAACTTTCTGAAGGGCCAGTTGTCAGAGCAAGTAAAAATGAGAGTGGAAGGTATCATGGCCACTGAAGATAACTACAGTTTGCTGGTTGAAACACTGCAGGATAATTATGGTGACAAAACTGCCATTAAAAATGCTCATTGTGTTGCTCTCGTTACAATGGTTAAGCCACAGCACACAGCTTCAGCTTTGCGTACCTTTTATGACTGTCTAATGAGTGATATGAGGTCTCTTGCTACACTGGATCTTCCCACAACCAGGTATGGAGACTTTTATGTTCCAATATTGCTTGAAAAGCTCCCAGAGAAGCTGTTAACCAGTGTTTTGAAAGAATATCCATGTGCCAATCCCACCATTGATCAACTCATTGAGATGATACACAATGAAGTTAAAAGGCTTGAGCAAGTTGCTTATATTAGTAATAACAACCAACCATGCAAATCGAAACCTCCACCTCCTCCAAAAGTTCCACATGCTCCAAAGTCTCCATTACCCAAGATTCCTCCTATCAATGATATCTTGAGTGAAACAGTTCCACCTGGTACAGCAACTGCGCTTCCTGCAGCAGCAACCCCTTCTGATCAGTCCAAACGTAAGAAGTTTAAACAGTTTAAGGGGCCAAAGAAAGTTTCATGTCGCTTCTGTGGGCCTACCAGTACCCACAACACATTTCAATGTGAACTTTCTATCCAGGATAGAATCTCTGCAGTTACATCCAAGCAGTTGTGCTTCAATTGCCTCAGAGGGGGTCATAACACTACCCAGTGCCAATCGCAGTTCAGATGCTCAGTTTGTCGGCAACCCCATCACACTACACTTCATGGAGCTTCAGGTCTTCAATCATCACTGACTAACTCCCCTGCATCAGTCAGTATGTATGCTGCACCTACTTCAAAAAACACACAGCACGGTGAACCAACCACCACAACCACCCTCCCATCAAGCTTTGCCACCCACCACTCTAAGAATGGAGTCCATCCAAATGAGACTTTATACTCATGCCCTTCAGAGTACAACGCCATGACTTTGTGCCACAGTCAGCCCGACccaattattttgaaaactgctgtcaCTTCAGTCAACAATGGTGAAATCACAAAAAAGGCAAACATATTTTTTGATGAAGGGTCCTCTCTTTCCTACATCACCACACAGTTAGCTAAGGAACTCTGCATTAAACCTCACTGCAGTAAGACTGTGTGTATTAACACATTTGGCGGGGCTAGATCCAATCATACATACCTAGTAGGATCAGTCAACATCATGACAGATGAGGGATCAATCAGTATAGACACTCTTATCAAAGATGTTATCGTCACTCCACTTGACCGTAACAGCTGGGCTGATAGCCTCAAATCTCCTCACATTACCAGTCTTCAGCTTGCAGATGACTTCAGTCAAACTCAATTTCCTGTTCAAATTCTGATTGGTCTGGATGCAGCATGGCAGTTCCTAAAACCTGATGTAATCTATGGCTACCCGACTGCTCAAGCGTCCAGTCTGGGATATGTAATCTCTGGAAAACTCTTTCCTACTTCTGACGGTACAAATGATTCCCAAACAGTTTCACAGTGTTTTGCAGCAGGTCACTCCCTAGACAGCTACCCATTTGATGACAGTGAATGGTATAGCTACGCTCGTGCAAAGGATCTTGAGGTACACAACAAAGTTGCAGATTTCCTTAAAATTGAAACACTAGGAATAGAGGACCCTAGGGATACTAGTCAAGAGGATGATTTCCTGGAACGTTTCCAATCCCAAATCACATACCGTGATGGAACCTACTTTGTTCCACTGCCATGGCTGGACAATCATCCTCCTCTGCCTTCGAACTTCAACCTTGCTCACAGCCGTCTGCAACAAGTAAAGAAGAGACTTCTCAAACTTGATCTTTGGGAGTCTTATGCCAGCATCATTGCGGATCAACTTGACAAAGGATATGTGGAAGCTGTTCCTGCCAATGAAGACCCCTTGATTAAAACTGATGCTCATTATCTCAGCCACTTCTTCGTTTTACGTCCAGAGAGCGAAACAACACCCATTCGAGTTGTATTTGCAGCCAATGCAGGCCATGTCTCTCTGAACGATTGTTTATACACTGGTCCCTGCCTCCTCAAGTCATTGAACACCATGATTCATCGCTTCAGAGCTAACAAGTATGCCTTTGTTGCTGACATTGAGAAAGCGTTCATGAGAATTAAGATTAATGAAGAGGATTTTAACTATGTCCGCTTTCTCTGGTTTGAAGATGGTGATCcagataaaccaatcacagtttACCGTTACACATCTGTCTTCTTTGGAGGGACAAGTTCTCCATTCATCCTTAATTCCACAATTCTTCATCACCTTTCCAAGTATGAGAAAGATCAAGATCCAGTTGTTCAATTTGTTGCTCAAGACCTTGAAGAGAAGCTTTACTGTGACAATGTCCTAACTGGAGCAGATGATGAGAACACTGCCATTCAGTATTACACTATCTCAAGGCAGGTTATGAAGGATGCTGACATGAATCTGCGCCAGTGGTTCACAAATTCGCCAGCACTGACTACCATTATTGACAAGATGGGGACTGGTTCTGAGAGAGATCACGCTGGCCTGCTAGGCATGAAGTGGAACCCCAAGGAAGACACGCTACAGTTCCCACGGAAAGCTGTTGTAATTCCTTCTGGCGTGAGGTTCACCAAACGACAAGTCCTCAGTTCAGCTTCATCCACGTTTGATCCTATTGGCCTCATCTCCCCTGTCCTAGTTCCAGCCaagaaattcatttcattcctgTGGGATAAGGGATTTGACTGGGATGAAATTCTCCCAGACGAACTTCAGCAACAGTACAACCAAATCGCCAAAGAAGTTGAAGCAGCTTCAGCCTTTGTCACCTCACGTTATTTGGGCTTTGACAAAACTTCACCAGTAGAAATGCACGTATTTTGTGATGCCTGCCCCACCACTGCAACGGGCTGCTGTGTCTTCTTTGTTCAGAATGAGAAGGTCAGATTCATTGGCTCCAAGGCCAAACTTTCCTCATCTAAACATGCACGCACAGTTCCCCAGTGGGAATTAATTGCCATGGTAATCGGTGCTCGCCTTGGTGCAGCCATTAGAGAAATGTTCAGCAAGGATTTTCCATCCATCTCATCAAACTACTGGACTGACTCCACTATTTGCCTTCATTGGCTGTTCAGTACCAAGCAACTCCCAGTCTTCATTCGCAATCGGACGACAGAGATCTTGAGACTTACTGGCCTATCCAGCTGGTCCCATGTAAGCTCAGCAAACAATCCTGCAGACATACTCTCCCGTGGATGCAGTGCAGATGAGCTCCTTCAATCAGCACTATGGGAAAGAGGTCCTCCATGGTTAACAGACCATTCGCTTTGGCCAAGGTGGAGTCCTGAGAGCCTTGCAGAAGACGATATTGTCTCCGCCACAGCTGTGGACAGTCATGCTCAGGCTACAAAGTCTCACACAGGCAGTCTCCAAGACATGATTGAGATCCCGCGCTTCCAGTCCTATGAACGCGTCTTGCGCACATTTTCCTATGTCTTGAGATTCATTTCCAACCTGAAGCATGCCTCTGGTAGGTCACGTGAGGCACGCCAAGGTCCGTCCGGCATTGATTTAGCAATTCCAGTTTCCACTGCTGCTGACCTATCCCAAGCAGAAGTCACAATTCTTCGTGCCCACCAGATTCAGCATTCCAGGCAAGAACGAGAGTACCTTCTTAAAGAGCAGACACGACCCACCTATCCGCACTTCAAACCAAAACCTCCGCTGGTTCGTCAACTTAATCTGAAGCTTAACCCAGATGGCCTTTTAGTCGCCCCCGGCAGACTCGAGCATGCAATGCTCGAAGAAGATGCAAGAGAACCAATTCTCATCGCTGAAAAGTCTCAGTTTACGACTCTGCTAGTGCGTTCAGTCCATGAGAGACAGCTTCATGCTGGAGTAAGAGACACTGTTGTAGCCCTGCGTAAGAGATTTTGGTTGCCATCAGCACGAAGTGAAATTACAAGGGGGCTCAAGCAATGTGTCACATGCCGATACCAGAAAGGTGGAGCATACAAGCTACCCCCTTCACCCCCTTTGCCTGACTTTCGCCTTAACATGGTGAAACCATTCTCTACAGTGGGGATTGATTTTACCGGTCATCTGATGGTCAAGAATGGTAACAAGACAGAGAAATGTTACGTCTGCCTGTTCACTTGTAGCACCACTCGCAATGTCAATTTGGAGATTGTTGATGACATGACAGCCGATCAGTTCCTTCTTGCATTCAGGCGTCACTGTGCCGTCTATGGAACTCCTTCACTGATCCTCTGTGATAATgccaaaacatttcagaaagcGGATGAAGAAATTCAGAAGTTGTTTCACGTCATAGAAGTGCAAACAGTGCAGCATTATTTTGCCCAGAAGAGAGTTCAGATGAGGCACATTCCTGCCAAGTCACCGCACTGGGGAGGCATGTATGAGCGATTGATTGGAGTAGTTAAGATGTCAATCAAGAAAGTTCTTCGTCGCGCTCTCATCAGTTTGCCCGAGTTACAAACACTCATCAAAGAGGTCCAAGCAGTCGTGAATGATCGTCCAATCACATTCGTCTACCATGATGTGAATGATCCAGAACCTTTGACACCGTCAAAGTTGTTGTATGGTTTCAGTGTTACTGCTTTGCCACACCCTGTTGTTGATCCTGAGGAGTTGGAAGATGAAGACTTCAATGAACATGATCAACTTAATAAGGCCTTGAAACGACGCTCGTTGCTGTTTCAGCACTTCGTTCAACGGTTCAAGAGTGAGTACCTTTCTTCGCTGCGAGAGCGTCATGTGTATCAGTCTAAGAAGCAAAGATCCCAAGAGGAGATTATTAAAGTCGGGGATGTCGTACTCATGCACGCTGAAAATGTTCCTCGAAGTTCCTGGAAGTTAGCCATTGTAAAGAAACTTCTCCGTGGCAGTGATGGTCTAGTAAGAGCCGCAGAGATTAGAACAAACTCGGGAGTCACCAACCGTTCAATACATCTCTTGTATCCCTTGGAAGTCACACTGACGGATCCTAAGGAACACTTTACGGGAACTGAACTGCAGATTCCACAGATCGAAACACTCAGAAGAAGCAAACGAATTGCTTCACGCCCCTGCCCCCAGTATGTGGAATCTGTCAACTAG
- the LOC136930772 gene encoding uncharacterized protein: MEDQVAYLKSLGLSAIALHDEQSEERLKEVEKGAFTYLFASPEKMLSVERWRKLLFSKHYREFLVAITVDEAHCISQWGLPGSRLKQAAVPFRVWYGNLRELKSLTASDLPSIVLTATASPSTKKDIFRTLNLDQSSCHVIEHNPERPNVQFSVKYLDKSMPVSFTFNNLIEELRVSNSSCQRTMIFCQTRKQCALLYSVFKDNLGNDFYLNKTPNPKERMMEMFHSGTPESVKKHILDNISRCNGHIRVIACTIAFGMGVNCKGVHRIVHFGPAKNLECYVQECGRAGRDGQPSTCILLHNGLLAAHCADDIKDYLSNDRECRRTFMYSYFPGEFSSNISGHQCCDICAKSCRCGQESCSEPGMSLESNADETCTVSSESVRSVKEMDKIKLRGELFKFMKDLLIRNTSGAIASVNIMHEFTSFHIQQVLDSCDKIKTLSDVEDFVEVWRKEHSRGILAAIHRIFGDVDEDEIKTPECEDEEMDEHAQEWANIRDDSELCNLLNDSDLQHVDVHMEEIDVSGNEQRNMSSMIGNLFKSF; this comes from the coding sequence ATGGAAGATCAGGTGGCATATCTCAAATCGTTAGGTCTTTCTGCGATAGCTCTTCACGATGAGCAGTCGGAAGAACGGCTAAAAGAAGTGGAAAAAGGAGCCTTCACGTACTTGTTCGCTTCACCAGAAAAAATGCTGAGTGTAGAAAGATGGCGAAAGCTTCTCTTCAGTAAACATTATCGCGAGTTTTTAGTCGCAATAACTGTTGATGAGGCACACTGCATAAGTCAGTGGGGTCTTCCAGGTTCGAGGTTAAAGCAAGCAGCTGTTCCATTCAGAGTTTGGTATGGTAACCTGAGAGAATTAAAGTCTTTGACTGCAAGTGATTTACCATCCATCGTGTTGACGGCTACTGCTTCACCATCTACCAAAAAGGACATCTTTAGAACATTAAATCTGGATCAATCGTCTTGCCATGTCATTGAGCATAACCCAGAACGTCCCAATGTGCAGTTTAGTGTGAAGTATTTAGACAAGAGCATGCCTGTTTCTTTCACTTTCAACAATTTGATAGAAGAACTTCGAGTTAGTAATAGTTCCTGTCAAAGAACAATGATTTTCTGTCAGACTCGTAAACAGTGTGCCTTATTATATTCAGTTTTTAAGGATAACCTTGGAAATGATTTTTATTTGAACAAAACCCCTAATCCTAAAGAGCGAATGATGGAGATGTTTCATTCAGGGACTCCAGAGTCAGTGAAGAAGCATATTCTTGACAATATTTCCCGCTGCAATGGGCATATTAGAGTTATTGCATGCACTATTGCCTTTGGAATGGGAGTAAACTGTAAAGGGGTGCATCGCATAGTTCATTTTGGGCCTGCCAAAAATCTTGAATGCTATGTCCAGGAATGTGGAAGAGCAGGAAGGGATGGGCAGCCAAGTACATGCATTTTGTTGCACAATGGACTGCTGGCAGCACATTGTGCAGATGACATCAAGGACTACTTGTCCAACGATAGAGAATGCAGGCGAACTTTCATGTATAGTTATTTTCCAGGAGAATTTTCCTCTAACATATCAGGTCACCAGTGCTGTGACATTTGTGCAAAGAGCTGCAGGTGTGGCCAGGAAAGCTGCAGTGAGCCTGGTATGTCTTTGGAATCCAATGCTGATGAAACATGTACCGTATCCTCTGAAAGTGTCCGATCAGTCAAAGAAATGGATAAAATCAAACTTAGAGGTGAACTTTTCAAATTCATGAAAGACTTGCTCATACGAAATACTTCAGGTGCCATAGCATCCGTGAACATTATGCATGAATTCACCTCATTCCATATTCAACAAGTTCTTGACAGCTGTGACAAGATAAAAACATTAAGTGATGTGGAAGATTTTGTTGAAGTTTGGAGAAAGGAGCATAGCAGAGGAATTCTTGCTGCTATTCATAGGATCTTTGGTGATGTTGATGAGGATGAAATAAAAACACCCGAGTGTGAGGATGAAGAAATGGATGAACATGCGCAGGAATGGGCAAACATCAGAGATGATTCTGAATTGTGTAATCTGTTAAATGACAGTGATTTGCAACATGTAGATGTTCACATGGAAGAGATTGACGTGTCAGGTAATGAACAAAGAAACATGAGTAGCATGATTGGAAATCTTTTCAAGTCCTTTTAA
- the LOC136930773 gene encoding uncharacterized protein, with translation MSSCVLRSNSIVNNCDKNLVDGRKGTAFKVRAEILTLDYRVPINSPYICRSCLALLKKRRALVTSLEEVNSKLHNVVNRSPYSCILPVSKSPSPQSNLLEGDFRQEQPAKRIALEDLRSAGDQRQVSHSDVSNRFSVEQSPVSAVTSTPCKDKGHPAAFPSIPVSPITGQEGDETSSGAKKTRVLVTVEWPSRTKDNVLHEGLESLGKMLCRGTYKQIAGAVWRNPILKKHVQQLFLQEVDRECTALCSLKNPSCLRSPKKQDLQSFSFKKLPNELESKAPLFSAILWTASVRKSKREDEFWVPAVCMSAAVLLKNRSPCMNAMQLLNTIILYHTGIIGSLTRLGALRVTTGHTYYYRKLDEFGKEFAASVEKKVKEETNRLKNKHELSSVQLATGESEQPQQSSEAVPSPDKGRKLVFDNFDFRQQVHTMTEEHQNVDVHWCTHMAVENRVSGNHLSDMKPDADGLLQMENGLCLPSRHDHHLQRQNYITLTTRAIVEIPCLAFLKPVVCQHIQHRYSKETREKSQMSFLGMLYHNENDADGIQQVLTALHQYVPYYGDDANRVYSSQGVVADQLSVERGVNALFELSNGFTPEEQLEGLHLEIADWHAGNKFLKVAFKNFYNTKSAGDKCTLYSDRNLINRRNVRENVDAAVNPCRKFFELEIKARLIASAVHELGMNNLSDSPTGEFWQPNLPEASDIEKKEYLHKVASRVVDSYVIRRENVESIFNSLLAAEEDEASNRRNQTDDGRFICNFPGCGKTFKVNGKRLRDHESTHSPPISNSDSQQSLFSREGVSAVPVPEKDDMFNYQCSLLEYGMLILNFFDAIREGDGKRIFRCWKFQLPYLRNDGGSTKYALEALGMMFQIYGLLSPKHSHELIWNRTALLRSGLGNNIPLDLLLEFFNRLLKEVQRKLGPNTTNQKAVDRYCHAIDITKVALDNFDRECCVIRRSGQHYEISVASDLQKIAVEIISQKAFTWTPGRSYEQFKDMDSTLLEHFDLQDMFQWINKHKRNIVCARKAR, from the exons ATGAGTTCGTGCGTACTTCGCTCAAATTCTATCGTTAACAACTGCGACAAAAATCTCGTCGACGGAAGGAAGGGTACCGCATTCAAAGTTCGAGCTGAAATATTGACGTTGGACTACAGAGTACCCATTAACTCTCCCTATATTTGCAGGAGTTGCCTCGCATTACTGAAGAAAAGAAGAGCGCTAGTGACTAGTCTTGAAGAAGTGAACTCGAAGCTACATAACGTTGTAAACAGATCGCCATATAGTTGTATTTTACCAGTTAGTAAGTCACCAAGTcctcaatcaaatcttttggAGGGAGATTTTCGACAAGAGCAGCCTGCGAAGCGAATTGCCTTAGAGGATCTCCGATCAGCTGGGGATCAGCGACAAGTATCACATAGTGACGTGTCGAACAGATTCTCAGTCGAGCAATCTCCAGTTTCCGCAGTTACTTCGACTCCATGCAAGGACAAAGGCCATCCTGCTGCCTTTCCTTCAATACCTGTTTCACCGATAACCGGCCAGGAAGGTGACGAGACAAGCAGCGGAGCAAAGAAGACACGCGTTCTGGTTACAGTTGAATGGCCAAGCAGAACCAAAGACAACGTATTGCACGAAGGACTCGAATCTCTGGGCAAGATGCTCTGCCGTGGAACTTATAAGCAGATCGCTGGAGCTGTTTGGAGAAACCCAATTTTGAAGAAGCACGTTCAGCAGCTGTTTTTGCAAGAAGTGGATCGGGAATGTACCGCTCTATGTTCCTTGAAGAACCCAAGTTGCCTCAGATCCCCGAAAAAACAGGATCTTCAGTCGTTTTCGTTCAAGAAGTTGCCCAACGAACTCGAATCGAAGGCGCCCTTGTTTAGCGCCATTCTATGGACAGCGAGCGTGCGAAAAAGTAAACGAGAAGATGAATTTTGGGTTCCAGCAGTGTGTATGTCCGCCGCAGTTTTACTCAAGAATAGATCCCCCTGTATGAACGCCATGCAGTTGTTAAACACGATCATTTTGTACCACACAGGAATAATT GGCTCTCTTACCCGTCTTGGTGCCTTAAGAGTAACCACAGGGCATACTTACTATTATCGAAAGTTGGATGAGTTTGGAAAAGAGTTTGCTGCTTCAGTTGAGAAGAAGGTGAAAGAGGAGACTAACAGGCTGAAAAATAAACATGAATTGTCTTCAGTGCAGCTAGCTACTGGTGAAAGTGAGCAGCCACAACAATCAAGCGAAGCAGTACCATCTCCAGACAAAGGGAGGAAGTTGGTGTTTGACAATTTTGATTTCCGACAACAAGTCCATACAATGACAGAAGAACACCAAAATGTTGATGTCCATTGGTGCACACATATGGCAGTCGAAAACCGTGTCTCTGGAAACCATTTGTCTGACATGAAGCCAGATGCAGATGGCCTGCTGCAAATGGAAAATGGCCTGTGCTTACCTAGTCGTCACGACCACCACCTGCAGAGGCAAAATTATATCACACTGACTACAAGAGCTATTGTGGAAATTCCTTGTTTAGCATTTCTGAAGCCAGTGGTATGTCAGCACATTCAACACCGATACAGCAAAGAGACCAGGGAAAAGTCCCAAATG TCTTTTCTCGGAATGCTGTATCACAATGAAAATGATGCAGATGGCATTCAGCAAGTTCTTACAGCTCTCCACCAGTATGTGCCATACTATGGGGATGATGCCAATAGAGTTTATTCCTCTCAAGGTGTCGTGGCAGACCAGTTGTCAGTAGAACGAGGCGTAAACGCACTGTTTGAGCTTTCCAATGGTTTTACCCCTGAAGAGCAGCTGGAGGGGCTGCATCTGGAAATTGCTGACTGGCATGCAGGAAACAAATTTCTAAAG GTTGCATTCAAGAACTTCTACAATACCAAGTCAGCTGGAGACAAGTGTACCCTCTACAGCGACAGAAATTTGATTAACAGGCGAAATGTCAGGGAAAATGTTGATGCTGCTGTAAACCCATGCAGAAAATTTTTTGAATTAGAAATTAAAGCAAGGCTAATAGCATCTGCTGTTCATGAACTTGGGATGAACAATTTATCTGACAGCCCAACAGGTGAATTTTGGCAACCAAACCTCCCTGAGGCCAGTGATATTGAGAAGAAGGAGTATTTGCACAAAGTAGCCTCCCGCGTTGTTGATAGTTATGTGATCAGAAGGGAAAATGTAGAATCCATCTTCAACAGCCTTTTAGCTGCTGAGGAAGACGAGGCCAGTAACAGAAGGAATCAGACTGATGATGGCAGATTTATTTGCAATTTTCCTGGATGTGGAAAAACTTTCAAAGTCAATGGCAAGCGATTGCGGGATCATGAATCAACCCACAGCCCACCAATCTCAAACTCTGATTCTCAACAGTCACTCTTTTCAAGAGAGGGGGTGTCTGCTGTGCCTGTTCCTGAAAAGGATGACATGTTTAATTACCAATGTTCCCTCCTAGAGTATGGcatgttaattttaaatttttttgatgCTATCAGAGAAGGTGATGGGAAACGTATTTTCAGGTGCTGGAAATTTCAATTACCTTATCTCAGAAATGATGGAGGGAGCACCAAATATGCTCTAGAAGCCTTAGGAATGATGTTTCAAATTTATGGGTTGCTTTCTCCTAAACATTCACATGAACTCATATGGAACAGAACTGCCTTGTTAAGATCTGGTTTGGGGAACAATATTCCTTTAGATTTGCTGCTTGAATTTTTCAACAGGCTTCTAAAAGAGGTTCAGCGCAAGCTTGGGCCTAATACAACAAATCAGAAAGCTGTTGACCGTTACTGTCATGCAATTGACATTACAAAAGTAGCTCTTGACAACTTTGATCGAGAGTGTTGTGTAATTCGCCGTTCAGGACAACACTATGAAATTTCTGTTGCATCTGATTTGCAGAAGATTGCTGTAGAAATTATTTCCCAGAAAGCTTTTACTTGGACCCCTGGGCGTAGCTATGAACAATTTAAAGACATGGACTCGACTCTTTTGGAACACTTTGACCTCCAGGACATGTTTCAATGGATAAATAAGCATAAGAGGAACATTGTATGTGCAAGAAAGGCACGCTAG
- the LOC136930770 gene encoding uncharacterized protein — protein MVKSSPYHSERFEEHRLQLNLQPNENGLLECRGRIQGVYPIYVPESHQFAHKLVEEADNRTLHGGVSLTMAKIRERYWVPRLRCLARKVVKACNGCKRFHATAFINPPPGQLPKDCTEGQNAFQVIGVDFAGPLKFRKKKGQDGKAYLVLYACNLTRGIYLELLSSLETSEFLRSLKRFITCRGRPEKIYPDNGCTFVAAAKWLKAVMGDEKVHDFLSHKGIY, from the coding sequence ATGGTCAAATCCTCACCTTATCACAGCGAACGGTTCGAAGAACATCGGCTGCAGCTTAATCTTCAACCCAACGAAAATGGGTTGCTTGAGTGTAGAGGGAGGATCCAAGGTGTATACCCCATTTACGTACCAGAATCGCACCAGTTTGCGCACAAGCTTGTTGAAGAAGCCGACAATCGCACGCTGCATGGGGGAGTAAGTCTAACCATGGCGAAGATTCGTGAGAGGTATTGGGTCCCAAGGTTGCGATGCCTTGCAAGGAAAGTGGTCAAGGCATGTAATGGTTGTAAGCGGTTTCATGCCACTGCGTTTATCAACCCACCACCGGGTCAGCTACCCAAGGATTGCACAGAGGGACAAAACGCTTTTCAAGTGATAGGAGTGGATTTTGCTGGACCTCTGAAATTTCGTAAGAAGAAAGGACAAGATGGAAAAGCGTACCTGGTACTCTATGCGTGCAATCTGACAAGGGGAATATATCTTGAGCTACTGTCCAGCCTGGAAACCTCTGAATTTCTAAGAAGCCTCAAGAGGTTCATCACGTGTCGAGGCCGGCCGGAGAAGATATATCCCGATAATGGTTGTACGTTCGTAGCAGCGGCAAAGTGGCTTAAGGCAGTAATGGGGGATGAGAAGGTTCACGACTTCCTGTCACACAAGGGAATCTACTGA